In Curtobacterium sp. MCPF17_002, one genomic interval encodes:
- a CDS encoding glycosyltransferase: MRTDSTFHLVISTIRGPEHLSRCLSTLEHEPESVFVTVVEQHEDQRCRALVQPFIDAGRGEYVHEPVARGVSRGRNRGMQQLRGQYVAFPDDDCWYPEGTLTAVREQFARPHDGHPVDGIAATIATPDGDQGLLRWLPSTTWVRPRTIPRTISAASLFFRADVVDAVGGFDPELGTGCATPFGAGEEADYVQRTLDLGYRVLYRADLAVYHREWRDDPDVDAVRAKVRRYNRGFARVLRKHGQFGHFAYWAARSVVGVAVTTLRRDRPARAHQVDQLVGRLQGWFSGPVPR; encoded by the coding sequence ATGCGCACCGACAGCACCTTCCACCTCGTGATCAGCACGATCCGCGGGCCCGAACACCTCTCCCGCTGCCTGTCGACGCTCGAGCACGAACCCGAGTCGGTGTTCGTCACCGTGGTCGAACAGCACGAGGACCAGCGCTGCCGCGCCCTCGTCCAGCCGTTCATCGACGCCGGCCGGGGCGAGTACGTCCACGAGCCCGTCGCACGTGGGGTCAGCCGCGGCCGGAACCGCGGAATGCAGCAGCTCCGCGGGCAGTACGTCGCGTTCCCGGACGACGACTGCTGGTACCCCGAGGGGACCCTCACGGCCGTGCGCGAGCAGTTCGCCCGCCCACACGACGGGCACCCGGTCGACGGGATCGCGGCCACGATCGCGACGCCCGACGGCGACCAGGGACTCCTTCGCTGGCTGCCGTCGACGACCTGGGTGCGCCCGCGCACGATCCCCCGGACCATCTCGGCGGCGAGCCTGTTCTTCCGCGCGGACGTCGTCGACGCAGTGGGCGGCTTCGACCCGGAGCTCGGCACCGGCTGCGCCACCCCGTTCGGTGCCGGCGAGGAGGCCGACTACGTCCAGCGCACCCTGGACCTCGGGTACCGGGTGCTGTACCGCGCCGACCTCGCCGTGTACCACCGCGAGTGGCGGGACGACCCCGACGTCGATGCCGTCCGCGCGAAGGTCCGGCGCTACAACCGCGGGTTCGCCCGGGTGCTCCGGAAGCACGGGCAGTTCGGCCACTTCGCGTACTGGGCGGCGCGGTCGGTCGTCGGGGTCGCGGTCACGACGCTCCGCCGTGATCGTCCGGCGCGGGCGCACCAGGTCGACCAGCTGGTCGGACGGCTGCAGGGCTGGTTCAGCGGGCCGGTACCGCGCTGA
- a CDS encoding polysaccharide pyruvyl transferase family protein yields the protein MTRDRVTRDFVYLGWQGYDNFGDDLLHETWRAALDAPLDVEAPLHARAYVKRSPAIAAHRLRTLGSRRLVLLGGGTTVGFGTWAGHARRAGLAYGAEAVVGLGLGAAESTDTHLLSSQPHDWEAWRRSTRFRLAGVRGPLSQHEVSQHLGPTEVVGDPALLYPVVRPVTPSGAPAIGVTLGSDPTTRFDLAAVAAVVGRRAAQDRLPVRVFALSRADRAVARELAARITAPVEIHDYTGDVHATMRAIAACTVLVSERLHGAIAAVALGVPTVPLAYASKCDDFWMSVTGSRPTTTVGASEATISAAVDHVIDHAVDHAIDHSGADDGRTIARSVAAMQRSLGTLADRLSAWRSGAPLDLDRLTEPLVTTPETT from the coding sequence GTGACCCGCGACCGCGTGACCCGCGACTTCGTCTACCTCGGCTGGCAGGGCTACGACAACTTCGGTGACGACCTGCTGCACGAGACCTGGCGTGCAGCACTCGACGCGCCGCTCGACGTCGAGGCCCCGCTCCACGCCCGCGCCTACGTGAAACGCTCCCCCGCGATCGCCGCCCACCGTCTCCGGACCCTCGGCTCACGGCGGCTCGTGCTCCTCGGTGGCGGGACCACGGTCGGCTTCGGGACCTGGGCCGGTCATGCACGCCGGGCCGGTCTGGCGTACGGCGCCGAGGCGGTGGTCGGGCTCGGGCTCGGTGCCGCCGAGTCGACCGACACGCACCTGCTCTCCTCCCAGCCGCACGACTGGGAGGCCTGGCGACGCAGCACCCGGTTCCGCCTCGCCGGCGTGCGCGGACCGCTGTCGCAGCACGAGGTGTCGCAGCACCTCGGGCCGACCGAGGTCGTCGGCGACCCGGCTCTCCTCTACCCCGTCGTCCGCCCGGTCACCCCGTCCGGTGCCCCCGCGATCGGTGTGACCCTGGGGTCGGACCCGACGACGCGCTTCGACCTCGCAGCCGTCGCGGCCGTCGTGGGTCGCCGTGCCGCGCAGGACCGCCTGCCGGTCCGGGTCTTCGCGCTGTCCCGCGCTGACCGGGCCGTCGCCCGCGAGCTGGCGGCGCGGATCACCGCACCGGTCGAGATCCACGACTACACGGGCGACGTCCACGCCACGATGCGCGCGATCGCCGCGTGCACCGTGCTGGTCTCCGAGCGACTGCACGGGGCCATCGCCGCCGTCGCGCTCGGCGTCCCCACCGTGCCGCTCGCCTACGCGTCGAAGTGCGACGACTTCTGGATGAGCGTGACCGGTTCCCGGCCGACCACGACCGTCGGGGCCTCCGAGGCGACGATCTCCGCTGCGGTCGACCACGTGATCGACCACGCCGTGGACCACGCGATCGATCACTCGGGCGCCGACGACGGCCGCACCATCGCCCGGTCGGTCGCCGCGATGCAGCGATCGCTCGGCACCCTCGCCGACCGCCTCAGCGCCTGGCGCTCCGGAGCACCGCTCGACCTCGACCGACTGACCGAACCCCTCGTGACGACCCCGGAGACCACCTGA
- a CDS encoding polysaccharide biosynthesis tyrosine autokinase: MTLVQFLDVVRRRWLTITIAVVVGVATAFGVTHFQTPEYRSTAGVFVSVSGSDTIADLSQSNNFSAARVTSYAALATTPEVLRAAATAAGLHGEDAEIADAVDVSTEPDTVIIDIGATATNPDRAAAIANAVAAELIDAVARVERGNGTAVIRLSVVEEAIPAEEPFTPRVPVNIALGLLAGLTLGIAGALLREVLDTRLRSIEVLHRMIDTSVLGEFPIDDTVRDHPLLDGTNRYTPRAEAFRQLRTQLTFTNLEGSSQSLVVTSARPGEGKSTTALNLAMTLAQNGGRVLLVDADLRRPKVGDYLGLESRVGLTTVLARQVALDDAIQTVGDTNPLSVLASGRVPPNPSELLGSQHMADLMRELERRYDYVIVDAPPALPVTDPAILGAICSGVLLVVSMNGHVRRADVQAAHERMQRIGAGVLGVVLNKTPLQRKERSYYHYEASAPLSESPRRVGRARARRSSSTTPMEETS; encoded by the coding sequence ATGACGCTCGTACAGTTCCTCGACGTGGTGCGTCGCAGGTGGCTCACGATCACCATCGCGGTGGTCGTCGGCGTCGCCACGGCGTTCGGTGTCACGCACTTCCAGACGCCCGAGTACCGATCGACGGCCGGTGTGTTCGTCTCGGTGAGCGGCAGCGACACCATCGCCGACCTCAGCCAGAGCAACAACTTCTCGGCAGCCCGGGTGACCTCCTACGCCGCGCTCGCCACCACCCCCGAGGTTCTGCGCGCGGCGGCCACGGCGGCCGGCCTCCACGGAGAGGACGCCGAGATCGCGGACGCCGTCGACGTCTCGACCGAGCCGGACACCGTGATCATCGACATCGGTGCCACCGCGACGAACCCCGACCGGGCCGCAGCGATCGCGAACGCGGTCGCCGCCGAGCTCATCGACGCCGTCGCCCGGGTCGAGCGCGGGAACGGCACCGCCGTCATCCGCCTCTCCGTGGTCGAGGAAGCGATCCCCGCCGAGGAACCCTTCACCCCGCGGGTGCCGGTCAACATCGCGCTCGGGCTCCTCGCCGGGCTCACCCTCGGGATCGCCGGGGCCCTGCTCCGCGAGGTCCTCGACACCCGCCTCCGGTCGATCGAGGTGCTGCACCGGATGATCGACACCAGCGTGCTCGGCGAGTTCCCGATCGACGACACCGTGCGCGACCACCCGCTGCTCGACGGCACGAACCGGTACACCCCGCGCGCCGAGGCCTTCCGGCAACTCCGGACGCAGTTGACGTTCACCAACCTCGAGGGGTCGTCGCAGAGCCTCGTCGTGACGAGTGCCCGCCCCGGCGAGGGGAAGTCCACGACGGCCCTCAACCTCGCGATGACGCTCGCCCAGAACGGCGGGCGGGTCCTGCTCGTCGACGCCGACCTCCGCCGACCGAAGGTGGGCGACTACCTCGGCCTGGAGAGCCGCGTCGGGCTCACCACCGTGCTCGCCCGGCAGGTCGCGCTCGACGACGCCATCCAGACCGTCGGCGACACGAACCCCCTGTCGGTGCTGGCGTCGGGTCGCGTCCCGCCGAACCCCAGCGAGCTGCTCGGATCGCAGCACATGGCCGACCTGATGCGGGAGCTCGAGCGCCGCTACGACTACGTGATCGTCGATGCTCCGCCGGCACTCCCCGTGACCGACCCCGCGATCCTCGGGGCCATCTGCTCCGGCGTCCTGCTCGTCGTCAGCATGAACGGGCACGTCCGTCGCGCTGACGTGCAGGCCGCCCACGAGCGGATGCAGCGCATCGGAGCCGGGGTGCTCGGCGTCGTGCTGAACAAGACCCCGCTCCAGCGCAAGGAGCGTTCCTACTACCACTACGAGGCATCCGCGCCGCTGAGCGAGAGCCCGCGCCGCGTCGGCCGGGCCCGCGCCCGCCGGTCCTCGTCGACCACCCCGATGGAGGAGACCTCGTGA
- a CDS encoding glycosyltransferase, which produces MSSSSTWSVSHDFFFQLGGAERVSTHLAAAVDTDDVFAIAGDPAVEAQLGLIGTRHVGGPGYTPRNYRMRSLSRPVLDLVRRRIPGNVISSSYAFAHHVRADGAHVVYCHSPLRQIWSGRDLYGGRALAAVAPALRALDRRAARRADGYIATNQVVADRIRRFYDVEPLAVVPPPVDDAFARAGRPAVERGAEIVWAGRIVEPYKQLGLLLEAMRDLPDVTLVVAGDGRDRERLQATAPANVRFLGAVGTETLADLYAGAALVVFPSEDDFGMVPIEAMTAGAPIVAFRGGGAVETVTDGYSGVFFDEHTTESLRAGIVRGLGLRWDHEAISADAARWSASAFARRVRAVTDSMAP; this is translated from the coding sequence GTGTCCTCTTCCTCCACCTGGAGCGTCAGCCACGACTTCTTCTTCCAGCTCGGCGGTGCCGAACGCGTCAGCACGCACCTCGCCGCAGCGGTCGACACCGACGACGTCTTCGCGATCGCCGGTGACCCCGCGGTCGAGGCCCAGCTCGGCCTCATCGGCACCCGTCACGTCGGCGGCCCGGGCTACACCCCGCGGAACTACCGGATGCGGTCCCTGTCGCGCCCGGTGCTCGACCTCGTCCGCCGCCGGATCCCGGGCAACGTCATCTCGTCGTCGTACGCGTTCGCCCACCACGTCCGGGCCGACGGAGCGCACGTCGTCTACTGCCACAGCCCACTCCGGCAGATCTGGAGCGGGCGCGACCTGTACGGCGGGCGCGCGCTCGCCGCGGTGGCGCCTGCGCTCCGTGCACTCGACCGCAGGGCGGCTCGACGAGCCGACGGCTACATCGCCACGAACCAGGTCGTCGCGGACCGCATCCGCCGGTTCTACGACGTCGAACCGCTCGCCGTCGTCCCGCCGCCCGTCGACGACGCGTTCGCCCGCGCCGGTCGCCCCGCCGTCGAGCGCGGGGCGGAGATCGTCTGGGCCGGCCGGATCGTCGAGCCGTACAAGCAGCTCGGCCTCCTCCTCGAGGCGATGCGGGACCTCCCGGACGTCACCCTCGTGGTCGCCGGGGACGGCCGCGACCGCGAGCGACTCCAGGCGACGGCGCCCGCCAACGTCCGCTTCCTCGGCGCCGTGGGCACCGAGACGCTCGCCGACCTCTACGCCGGTGCCGCCCTCGTGGTGTTCCCCTCCGAGGACGACTTCGGCATGGTCCCGATCGAGGCGATGACGGCCGGCGCCCCGATCGTGGCGTTCCGCGGTGGCGGCGCGGTCGAGACCGTCACCGACGGCTACTCGGGGGTGTTCTTCGACGAGCACACCACTGAATCCCTCCGCGCCGGGATCGTCCGCGGGCTCGGCCTCCGGTGGGACCACGAGGCCATCTCGGCCGACGCCGCCCGGTGGAGTGCCTCCGCGTTCGCCCGCCGGGTCCGCGCCGTCACCGATTCGATGGCGCCGTGA
- a CDS encoding glycosyltransferase, whose product MTSPSPDLPRVAFLTHSAALSGAELFVARVAAAARRTHPVVVLGETGPLERRLASDGIETVVVPLADAARDRTAGAGLRSVPAAVRTTARTTLALRHVLRDRRIDVVTTHSAKAHVYGAVAARLAGIPVVAHVHDVARGAHLSALNGVVLRAALGVLPSHRVANSVMTRDSLGRAGRTAAVVGCPAALPEVASAPDGPFVLGMFGRLAPWKGQDLAIRAFAAATEAGLPADARLRIVGGALFEADHEYAHGLRRLVAELGLEARVDFTGHVTDVASELSGCHAVVHASRRPEPFGQVIVEAMAAGRAVVAADAGGPADLLDHDRSGFLVDPTDTGALAAAVVRLADEPTRRRLAAAATVAAEPYRPERIVARLEDEYLRPLRP is encoded by the coding sequence ATGACAAGCCCGAGTCCTGACCTGCCCCGCGTCGCCTTCCTCACGCACAGCGCCGCACTGTCCGGCGCCGAACTCTTCGTCGCACGGGTGGCCGCGGCCGCACGCCGGACCCATCCGGTCGTCGTCCTCGGCGAGACCGGTCCGCTCGAACGACGCCTGGCGTCCGACGGCATCGAGACCGTGGTCGTCCCCCTCGCCGACGCCGCCCGCGACCGGACGGCCGGCGCCGGCCTCCGATCCGTCCCCGCGGCCGTCCGCACCACCGCGCGCACCACGCTGGCGCTCCGGCACGTGCTGCGGGATCGGCGGATCGACGTGGTGACGACGCACTCCGCGAAGGCCCACGTGTACGGCGCGGTGGCCGCGCGACTGGCCGGCATCCCGGTCGTCGCCCACGTCCACGACGTCGCGCGCGGAGCGCACCTGTCCGCTCTGAACGGCGTGGTCCTCCGCGCGGCGCTCGGCGTGCTGCCGTCGCACCGGGTCGCCAACTCCGTCATGACCCGCGACTCGCTCGGACGCGCCGGCCGTACCGCCGCCGTCGTCGGCTGCCCCGCTGCCCTGCCCGAGGTCGCCTCCGCACCCGACGGCCCGTTCGTCCTCGGCATGTTCGGCCGCCTCGCACCGTGGAAGGGACAGGACCTCGCGATCCGCGCCTTCGCCGCGGCCACCGAGGCCGGCCTGCCCGCCGACGCGCGGTTGCGCATCGTCGGCGGCGCACTCTTCGAAGCGGACCACGAGTACGCCCACGGACTCCGCCGACTGGTCGCCGAACTCGGCCTGGAGGCACGGGTCGACTTCACGGGACACGTCACGGACGTCGCGTCCGAGCTCTCGGGCTGCCACGCCGTCGTGCACGCCAGCCGCCGCCCTGAACCGTTCGGGCAGGTGATCGTCGAGGCGATGGCCGCCGGCCGCGCCGTCGTCGCGGCCGACGCCGGTGGCCCGGCGGACCTGCTCGACCACGACCGGTCGGGGTTCCTCGTCGACCCGACCGACACCGGCGCGCTGGCGGCGGCCGTCGTGCGGCTCGCCGACGAGCCGACCCGACGACGCCTCGCGGCCGCGGCGACGGTCGCTGCCGAGCCGTACCGGCCGGAGCGGATCGTCGCGCGCCTCGAGGACGAGTACCTCCGTCCGCTGCGGCCCTGA
- a CDS encoding DUF3060 domain-containing protein, producing MKHEMEILSVLFTEPEHPMRPKHFTRHSLALLGALALVTTLAACSATDGDADRDAAKPSSSPTATKTTEPQYFAPPADIEKSAVECTDGAATVTQSNQEVTVPDCAKVTIDASNSVVHLGAVEDLVVTGSINDVAAKAVTTITVTGNGNRVTSDNGPKPKDGGQQNVFEKR from the coding sequence ATGAAACACGAGATGGAAATACTGTCCGTCCTCTTCACGGAACCGGAGCACCCGATGCGCCCCAAGCACTTCACCCGACACTCCCTGGCCCTCCTCGGTGCCCTCGCGCTCGTGACGACCCTCGCCGCGTGCTCCGCCACCGACGGCGACGCCGACCGCGACGCCGCGAAGCCGAGCAGCAGCCCCACCGCCACGAAGACGACCGAGCCGCAGTACTTCGCGCCGCCCGCCGACATCGAGAAGTCCGCCGTCGAGTGCACGGACGGTGCGGCGACGGTCACGCAGAGCAACCAGGAAGTCACCGTGCCCGACTGCGCGAAGGTGACGATCGACGCGAGCAACAGCGTCGTGCACCTCGGCGCGGTGGAGGACCTCGTCGTCACCGGCTCCATCAACGACGTCGCGGCGAAGGCCGTCACGACGATCACCGTCACCGGCAACGGCAACCGGGTCACCTCGGACAACGGCCCGAAGCCGAAGGACGGCGGCCAGCAGAACGTCTTCGAGAAGCGTTGA
- a CDS encoding lipopolysaccharide biosynthesis protein, whose product MQSTTRTTPTGRTPIGPTTRTGRTTRTTATDWSGDDHLAAGAVRGGVVTAAGTALRFAAQLAGTIVLARLLGPAAYGFAAVSVVLAGLAELVRAGGLAALVARAPRLDGASATTLHLLSTAIGVVVAGATALAAPAIASAMGFPGQAHLVVLLALSFVPAAVVCVPAALLVRNLRFGVLAGAELIAIVLGVGSALVAAAFGAGPLSLALQPLVFCVVVAVVVLARSPWKPSRPARLRGLRRDLGFAANVSGVQVLTFVSRNVDRIVVGTTFGPAAAGLYAQASQLLVLPLEQLAAPLQRVAVPVLARVADDRERFVRYYRRLAGVAALVLWPLFVVLAVVADHVVAVLFGPAWAGSVPIFRILAVAGIAQTVGYVTVWVFIATGQGTRQTVWALISRPLVAASCLLAVPFGVTGMATAVAAVSLALVVPGFLVAGRHAGLRLRDLLAPLAAPALVAVAAGATAAVVVASTTAAPPMVGLVAAGSSAVAAACVVVVATTPLRRDCRQILALAVRRRRPAGAPV is encoded by the coding sequence GTGCAGTCGACCACCCGGACCACCCCAACCGGCCGGACCCCAATCGGCCCGACCACCCGAACCGGCCGGACCACGCGGACCACCGCGACCGACTGGTCCGGTGACGACCACCTCGCCGCCGGAGCCGTCCGGGGCGGCGTCGTCACGGCTGCCGGCACCGCGCTCCGCTTCGCCGCGCAGCTGGCCGGCACGATCGTCCTCGCGCGGCTCCTCGGACCCGCTGCCTACGGTTTCGCGGCGGTGTCCGTCGTCCTCGCCGGGCTCGCCGAACTCGTGCGCGCGGGTGGTCTCGCGGCCCTCGTCGCCCGGGCGCCGCGTCTCGACGGGGCCTCGGCGACCACCCTCCACCTGCTCAGCACGGCGATCGGCGTCGTCGTCGCCGGGGCCACCGCCCTCGCGGCACCGGCCATCGCCTCGGCGATGGGGTTCCCGGGCCAGGCGCACCTCGTCGTCCTGCTCGCGCTCTCCTTCGTGCCGGCCGCCGTCGTGTGCGTCCCGGCGGCGCTCCTCGTCCGGAACCTGCGCTTCGGCGTGCTCGCAGGCGCCGAACTCATCGCCATCGTGCTCGGTGTCGGCAGCGCCCTCGTCGCCGCGGCGTTCGGAGCCGGCCCGCTGTCCCTGGCACTCCAGCCCCTCGTCTTCTGCGTGGTCGTCGCCGTCGTCGTGCTCGCCCGCAGCCCGTGGAAGCCCTCACGGCCCGCGCGCCTCCGAGGCCTCCGACGCGACCTCGGGTTCGCCGCGAACGTCTCGGGCGTGCAGGTGCTGACCTTCGTGTCCCGGAACGTCGACCGCATCGTCGTCGGTACCACCTTCGGGCCCGCCGCCGCCGGCCTCTACGCGCAGGCATCCCAGCTCCTCGTCCTGCCCCTCGAACAGCTCGCCGCACCGCTGCAGCGTGTCGCCGTTCCCGTGCTCGCCCGTGTCGCCGACGACCGCGAGCGCTTCGTCCGGTACTACCGACGGTTGGCCGGGGTCGCCGCACTCGTCCTCTGGCCCCTCTTCGTTGTCCTCGCCGTCGTCGCCGACCACGTCGTCGCGGTCCTGTTCGGGCCGGCGTGGGCCGGATCGGTGCCGATCTTCCGGATCCTCGCCGTCGCCGGGATCGCCCAGACCGTCGGGTACGTCACGGTGTGGGTGTTCATCGCGACCGGGCAGGGGACCCGGCAGACAGTGTGGGCGCTCATCAGTCGCCCGCTGGTCGCCGCGTCGTGCCTGCTCGCGGTGCCGTTCGGGGTGACGGGAATGGCCACGGCGGTCGCTGCTGTGTCGCTCGCACTCGTCGTCCCCGGCTTCCTCGTCGCGGGTCGGCACGCGGGACTGCGCCTCCGTGACCTCCTCGCGCCCCTCGCTGCACCGGCGCTCGTCGCCGTTGCGGCTGGTGCCACCGCGGCCGTCGTCGTCGCGAGCACCACCGCGGCCCCGCCGATGGTCGGGCTGGTCGCTGCAGGGTCCTCCGCGGTCGCCGCCGCATGCGTCGTCGTCGTCGCGACCACACCGCTCCGTCGCGACTGCCGTCAGATCCTCGCGCTGGCGGTCCGCCGGCGCCGACCCGCAGGAGCCCCGGTGTGA
- a CDS encoding glycosyltransferase: MNASGISIVIPVGGADDHFHEQLRAVGALRTLRPVEVVVAANRDVVVVGQAVATIAWPSAWTVRTIDASDVPGPSHARNVGWHSAVHDIVLFCDADDLVDPLWAEHMAVAVESAGACGGRLEYERLNPPALAARVTTSSRALPVKFRHLPFSASCVLGVRRDLLVAVDGFDESLACGEDVDLSWRLAGQGVHMAFARDAVVHYRLRPDARGAFRQSLRYAADDAVLLRRHRASGARWTVLDTVREWLAAVKALALAPTGQEARLTAATRLGSACGRFLGSVRHRTYAL, encoded by the coding sequence GTGAACGCGTCAGGCATCTCCATCGTCATCCCCGTCGGAGGCGCTGACGACCACTTCCACGAGCAGCTCCGCGCGGTCGGCGCCCTCCGCACGCTCCGTCCGGTCGAAGTCGTCGTCGCCGCGAACCGCGACGTCGTCGTCGTCGGACAGGCGGTCGCCACGATCGCCTGGCCGTCAGCGTGGACCGTCCGCACCATCGACGCGAGCGACGTCCCAGGCCCGAGCCATGCCCGGAACGTCGGCTGGCACTCCGCCGTGCACGACATCGTCCTGTTCTGCGACGCGGACGACCTGGTGGATCCGCTCTGGGCCGAGCACATGGCCGTCGCGGTCGAGTCGGCCGGCGCGTGCGGTGGGCGGCTCGAGTACGAGCGGCTCAACCCGCCGGCCCTCGCCGCGCGCGTGACCACCTCGTCGCGAGCGCTCCCGGTCAAGTTCCGGCACCTGCCGTTCAGCGCGAGCTGTGTCCTCGGGGTGCGCCGCGACCTGCTCGTCGCCGTCGACGGGTTCGACGAATCCCTGGCCTGCGGCGAGGACGTCGACCTGTCCTGGCGTCTGGCGGGTCAGGGCGTGCACATGGCGTTCGCCCGAGACGCGGTCGTGCACTACCGCTTGCGTCCGGACGCCCGCGGTGCGTTCCGGCAGTCGCTCCGCTACGCGGCGGACGACGCCGTGCTCCTGCGCCGCCACCGCGCGTCCGGTGCTCGGTGGACCGTCCTCGACACCGTTCGTGAGTGGCTCGCGGCCGTCAAGGCACTCGCCCTGGCACCCACCGGCCAGGAGGCCCGCCTCACCGCCGCCACACGCCTCGGCTCCGCCTGCGGCCGGTTCCTGGGCTCGGTGCGGCACCGCACGTACGCGCTGTAG
- a CDS encoding Ig-like domain-containing protein, with protein MRKRNTLKVLGAAVLAAATVASVLGVGSTAASAAPSGTATSESAILSTAWPPQNTKVVATPSSLTLTATPYCSGACTLYLWAFSDSEHQQMKYGSNPWPSWWTPGTMHKVEFVSVGTQGSASSVYATAIRPYATSPVTAQVDSVDDAERTANLSGTATPGAEIKVGNVRIAWADTNGRWSGSVSGLSVGTQTVTVDQFRTGSKVNSTTVSITVEDPGTPTEPITARVDSVDDAERTAKVSGTATKDAEIRVGDRTIARADSDGNWTGTLTGLRVGAQDVVISQYIGGVQVNDTTVTVTVKDTEVAPLVVTTPANGSTVDTNRPVFSGTGDKGATIEIGGVSRVVAITTVDADGKWSVPAGFDLPDGIYNLTAKQTPLSGAASSQPVSFTVKNAADTVPLTATGAFDADVAKPATISGKATPGAVVIVRDVVGNEIARTVATTNATYTVGIPANTAQFGVNDFAVTQTVKGDVSAPVRVSLDYGNPVAPVITSPIDGATVTAGKVTFTGTGDSGSKLEIRGLVSAVGTSTVVNGAWSVETRELTANVYKLFAVQTSKGGLTKQVETTITLEDKKVTELTASGTFAPAPDAPATISGNAETGAPVVIKEGATVIATVIAADGKYSATIPATVSGVRTFSVTQTVGGVVSPAKTATLDYGTVAGVQVTSPANGDVVKAGTVTFTGTGTPGAIVKVSGISTQLGAATVNAQGNWSVTLIRELTPQDYTLFTKQTTKGNLVGDTVNRTFTVIN; from the coding sequence ATGCGCAAACGGAACACCCTCAAGGTCCTCGGGGCGGCGGTTCTCGCGGCCGCCACCGTCGCGTCCGTCCTCGGCGTCGGGAGCACAGCGGCCTCCGCTGCCCCGTCAGGTACCGCCACTTCAGAAAGTGCGATCCTCTCGACAGCCTGGCCACCACAGAACACAAAGGTCGTCGCGACGCCCTCGTCGCTGACCCTCACCGCCACGCCCTACTGCTCCGGCGCATGCACCCTGTACCTCTGGGCGTTCTCCGACTCCGAGCATCAGCAGATGAAGTACGGGTCCAACCCGTGGCCGTCGTGGTGGACCCCGGGAACCATGCACAAGGTGGAGTTCGTCAGCGTCGGAACGCAGGGCAGCGCGTCCAGCGTGTACGCCACCGCCATCCGGCCGTACGCAACGTCTCCCGTCACGGCACAGGTCGATTCCGTCGATGATGCCGAGCGCACGGCGAACCTCTCCGGCACCGCGACCCCGGGCGCCGAGATCAAGGTGGGCAACGTACGGATCGCATGGGCCGACACCAACGGACGGTGGTCCGGCTCGGTGTCCGGACTGTCCGTCGGCACGCAGACCGTGACCGTGGACCAGTTCCGCACGGGATCGAAGGTCAACAGCACGACCGTCAGCATCACGGTCGAGGACCCGGGAACGCCGACCGAACCGATCACCGCACGCGTGGACTCCGTCGACGACGCCGAGCGCACCGCGAAGGTCTCCGGCACCGCGACCAAGGACGCCGAGATCCGCGTCGGTGACCGGACCATCGCCAGGGCCGACAGCGACGGCAACTGGACCGGCACCCTCACCGGGCTCCGGGTCGGCGCGCAGGACGTGGTCATCTCGCAGTACATCGGTGGGGTGCAGGTCAACGACACCACGGTCACCGTCACGGTCAAGGACACCGAGGTCGCGCCGCTCGTCGTCACGACCCCGGCGAACGGTTCCACGGTCGACACCAACCGGCCCGTGTTCTCCGGCACGGGCGACAAGGGAGCGACGATCGAGATCGGCGGCGTCTCCCGAGTCGTCGCGATCACGACGGTCGACGCCGACGGCAAGTGGTCCGTGCCGGCCGGCTTCGACCTGCCGGATGGCATCTACAACCTCACCGCGAAGCAGACGCCCCTCTCAGGAGCAGCTTCGTCGCAGCCGGTGAGCTTCACGGTCAAGAACGCCGCCGACACGGTCCCGCTGACCGCCACCGGTGCGTTCGATGCCGACGTCGCCAAGCCCGCCACGATCTCCGGCAAGGCCACCCCCGGCGCGGTCGTCATCGTCCGCGACGTGGTCGGCAACGAGATCGCGCGGACGGTCGCCACGACGAACGCGACCTACACGGTCGGGATCCCGGCGAACACGGCGCAGTTCGGCGTCAACGACTTCGCCGTGACCCAGACCGTCAAGGGCGACGTCTCCGCTCCCGTCAGGGTCTCCCTGGACTACGGGAACCCCGTCGCTCCGGTGATCACATCGCCGATCGACGGCGCGACGGTCACGGCTGGGAAGGTCACCTTCACGGGCACCGGCGACTCGGGCTCGAAGCTCGAGATCCGCGGCCTGGTCAGCGCGGTCGGCACCAGCACCGTGGTGAACGGCGCCTGGAGCGTCGAGACCCGTGAGCTGACGGCCAACGTGTACAAGCTCTTCGCCGTGCAGACGAGCAAGGGCGGATTGACCAAGCAGGTCGAGACCACCATCACGCTCGAGGACAAGAAGGTCACGGAACTCACCGCCTCGGGCACGTTCGCGCCGGCCCCGGACGCGCCGGCGACGATCTCGGGCAACGCCGAGACCGGTGCCCCCGTGGTGATCAAGGAAGGCGCGACCGTCATCGCGACCGTCATCGCCGCCGACGGCAAGTACTCCGCCACGATCCCCGCGACGGTCTCCGGTGTCCGCACCTTCTCCGTGACCCAGACGGTCGGCGGTGTGGTCTCGCCAGCGAAGACCGCCACCCTCGACTACGGCACCGTCGCCGGCGTGCAGGTGACCTCGCCCGCGAACGGTGACGTCGTCAAGGCCGGCACCGTGACCTTCACCGGCACCGGAACCCCCGGCGCGATCGTCAAGGTCAGCGGCATCAGCACCCAGCTCGGCGCCGCCACGGTCAACGCCCAGGGCAACTGGTCCGTCACCCTCATCCGTGAACTCACCCCGCAGGACTACACGCTCTTCACCAAGCAGACCACCAAGGGCAACCTGGTCGGCGACACCGTCAACCGCACCTTCACCGTCATCAACTGA